The following are encoded in a window of Ranitomeya variabilis isolate aRanVar5 chromosome 6, aRanVar5.hap1, whole genome shotgun sequence genomic DNA:
- the LOC143781303 gene encoding uncharacterized protein LOC143781303 isoform X6, whose product MEIEKRDERCTEDDPTDDCIGSSEGHLISLEFQADNSSITQDTCTQHSDILDIPPAVDSRDRSSDVFNEEISPTPSKIVKQNKSRRRNAEDKSPPTRKKSYSCSECGKYFAQKSQLNCHKRIHTGEKPFSCSECGKCFAKKSHLNWHKRIHTGEKPFSCSECGKCFSFKETLIQHQRLHTGTKPFSCSECGKCFTHKSNRNQHQRLHTGEKLYSCSECGKCFTHKSNRNQHQRLHTGVKSYSCSECEKSFAHKSSLNSHEKIHTGEKPFSCSECGKCFAQKSYLNIHENIHTGEKPFSCSDCGKCFALKLQLNFHKKIHTGEKPYSCSECGKCFVQKSHLNCHEKIHTGEKPYSCSECGKCFVQKSHLNCHEKIHTGEKPYSCSECGKCFVQKSHLNFHKKIHTGEKPYSCSECGKCFVQKSHLNCHEKIHTGEKPYSCSECGKCFVQKSHLNCHEKIHTGEKPYSCSECWKCFAQKSYLNCHEKIHTGEKPYSCSECGKCFAQKAHLSSHKTRGLH is encoded by the exons ATGGAGATAGAAAAGCGTGATGAGCGGTGCACAGAGGACGATCCTACAG atgactgtatCGGGAGCTCCGAGGGACATCTAATATCTTTAGAATTTCAAGCAGATAATTCTAGTATCACACAAGATACATGTACACAGCATTCTGACATCTTAGATATACCCCCAGCCGTTGACAGCAGAGATCGATCATCGGATGTTTTTAATGAAGAAATATCTCCTACTCCATCAAAGATTGTTAAGCAAAATAAAAGTCGGAGAAGAAATGCTGAAGATAAAAGCCCTCCTACAAGGAAGAagtcatattcatgttcagaatgtgggaaatattttgcacAGAAATCACAGCTTAATTGTcacaagagaattcacacaggagagaagccattttcatgttcagaatgtgggaaatgttttgcaaaaaAATCCCATCTTAATTGGcacaagagaattcacacaggagagaagccattttcatgttcagaatgtgggaaatgtttttcttttAAAGAAACTCTTATTCAACATCAAAGGCTTCACACAGGAACGAAAccattttcgtgttcagaatgtgggaaatgttttactcataAATCTAATCGTAATCAACATCAAAgacttcacacaggagagaagctatattcatgttcagaatgtgggaaatgttttactcataAATCTAATCGTAATCAACATCAAAGACTTCACACAGGAGTGAAgtcttattcatgttcagaatgtgagaaaagtTTTGCACATAAATCATCTCTTAATAGTCATGagaaaattcatacaggagagaagccattttcatgttcagaatgtgggaaatgttttgcacagaaATCATATCTTAATATACATGAGAatattcatacaggagagaagccattttcatgttcagattgtgggaaatgttttgcattgAAATTACAGCTTAATTTTCACAagaaaattcatacaggagagaagccatattcatgttcagaatgtgggaaatgttttgtacagAAATCACATCTTAATTGTCATGagaaaattcatacaggagagaagccatattcatgttcagaatgtgggaaatgttttgtacagAAATCACATCTTAATTGTCATGagaaaattcatacaggagagaagccatattcatgttcagaatgtgggaaatgttttgtacagAAATCACATCTTAATTTTCACAagaaaattcatacaggagagaagccatattcatgttcagaatgtgggaaatgttttgtacagAAATCACATCTTAATTGTCATGagaaaattcatacaggagagaagccatattcatgttcagaatgtgggaaatgttttgtacagAAATCACATCTTAATTGTCACGagaaaattcatacaggagagaagccatattcatgttcagaatgttggaaatgttttgcACAGAAATCATATCTTAATTGTCATGagaaaattcatacaggagagaagccatattcatgttcagaatgtgggaaatgttttgcacagaaAGCACATCTTAGTAGTCACAAGACCAGGGGGTTGCACTGA
- the LOC143781303 gene encoding uncharacterized protein LOC143781303 isoform X5: MQTTVCPLTSLSLIPELDYEYDDCIGSSEGHLISLEFQADNSSITQDTCTQHSDILDIPPAVDSRDRSSDVFNEEISPTPSKIVKQNKSRRRNAEDKSPPTRKKSYSCSECGKYFAQKSQLNCHKRIHTGEKPFSCSECGKCFAKKSHLNWHKRIHTGEKPFSCSECGKCFSFKETLIQHQRLHTGTKPFSCSECGKCFTHKSNRNQHQRLHTGEKLYSCSECGKCFTHKSNRNQHQRLHTGVKSYSCSECEKSFAHKSSLNSHEKIHTGEKPFSCSECGKCFAQKSYLNIHENIHTGEKPFSCSDCGKCFALKLQLNFHKKIHTGEKPYSCSECGKCFVQKSHLNCHEKIHTGEKPYSCSECGKCFVQKSHLNCHEKIHTGEKPYSCSECGKCFVQKSHLNFHKKIHTGEKPYSCSECGKCFVQKSHLNCHEKIHTGEKPYSCSECGKCFVQKSHLNCHEKIHTGEKPYSCSECWKCFAQKSYLNCHEKIHTGEKPYSCSECGKCFAQKAHLSSHKTRGLH; the protein is encoded by the coding sequence atgactgtatCGGGAGCTCCGAGGGACATCTAATATCTTTAGAATTTCAAGCAGATAATTCTAGTATCACACAAGATACATGTACACAGCATTCTGACATCTTAGATATACCCCCAGCCGTTGACAGCAGAGATCGATCATCGGATGTTTTTAATGAAGAAATATCTCCTACTCCATCAAAGATTGTTAAGCAAAATAAAAGTCGGAGAAGAAATGCTGAAGATAAAAGCCCTCCTACAAGGAAGAagtcatattcatgttcagaatgtgggaaatattttgcacAGAAATCACAGCTTAATTGTcacaagagaattcacacaggagagaagccattttcatgttcagaatgtgggaaatgttttgcaaaaaAATCCCATCTTAATTGGcacaagagaattcacacaggagagaagccattttcatgttcagaatgtgggaaatgtttttcttttAAAGAAACTCTTATTCAACATCAAAGGCTTCACACAGGAACGAAAccattttcgtgttcagaatgtgggaaatgttttactcataAATCTAATCGTAATCAACATCAAAgacttcacacaggagagaagctatattcatgttcagaatgtgggaaatgttttactcataAATCTAATCGTAATCAACATCAAAGACTTCACACAGGAGTGAAgtcttattcatgttcagaatgtgagaaaagtTTTGCACATAAATCATCTCTTAATAGTCATGagaaaattcatacaggagagaagccattttcatgttcagaatgtgggaaatgttttgcacagaaATCATATCTTAATATACATGAGAatattcatacaggagagaagccattttcatgttcagattgtgggaaatgttttgcattgAAATTACAGCTTAATTTTCACAagaaaattcatacaggagagaagccatattcatgttcagaatgtgggaaatgttttgtacagAAATCACATCTTAATTGTCATGagaaaattcatacaggagagaagccatattcatgttcagaatgtgggaaatgttttgtacagAAATCACATCTTAATTGTCATGagaaaattcatacaggagagaagccatattcatgttcagaatgtgggaaatgttttgtacagAAATCACATCTTAATTTTCACAagaaaattcatacaggagagaagccatattcatgttcagaatgtgggaaatgttttgtacagAAATCACATCTTAATTGTCATGagaaaattcatacaggagagaagccatattcatgttcagaatgtgggaaatgttttgtacagAAATCACATCTTAATTGTCACGagaaaattcatacaggagagaagccatattcatgttcagaatgttggaaatgttttgcACAGAAATCATATCTTAATTGTCATGagaaaattcatacaggagagaagccatattcatgttcagaatgtgggaaatgttttgcacagaaAGCACATCTTAGTAGTCACAAGACCAGGGGGTTGCACTGA